One genomic region from uncultured Subdoligranulum sp. encodes:
- a CDS encoding DUF1858 domain-containing protein gives MTVTKDTIIAEILNHDPAQGCVPIFLATGMHCLGCMAAHGETVEQACAVHGVDADALVAQLNDYFAHQ, from the coding sequence ATGACTGTTACGAAAGATACCATCATCGCCGAAATCCTCAACCACGACCCCGCCCAGGGCTGCGTGCCCATCTTCCTGGCCACCGGTATGCACTGCCTGGGCTGCATGGCGGCCCACGGTGAGACCGTGGAGCAGGCCTGCGCCGTCCATGGTGTGGACGCCGATGCCCTCGTGGCCCAGCTGAACGATTACTTTGCACACCAGTAA
- a CDS encoding DUF2142 domain-containing protein, producing MSLSSRVWRGVLALVAALVAAGAVWLLCRWVGYDLQDRLGNQPVFEILNDDYTQIIDLPEEGLTQEVPLQAGQAFYGVRLNFSTHGQLYKSGMVMVDVTNEEGTLIAQMAGNFLNIFDDNFTAFTMDEPYIPEKAETLTVHLYNAVPWDGPLGLWASEGAVDGMELLRGGADGEPLDATLAIQLVADYSGNWPSRLAQGLAAPLAVAAFGAVLLAVLQAPLALLVAVAGLALGCGFLRVTPALVAPDEYTHLAAAYELAGRWSGQQTADESGHLLVRSCDAPYFGTKTGEIGIFAYKAQAQAAAQDAGSPNTLTEVSEAEAGQGSGNYWAQALGIWLARLNGQNFYTMLGWGRTANLLLYLILTVAAVAAAPGVLRGLFACVALLPMSLQLAASLSPDAGVLGTVFLFTALCMRLRTQRAARWQLVLLAVLAAAVAPAKAIYLPVILLCLAIPAEHLDPRRTAENSTVSLRGLPVRPGRLVQLGILLLAAVLWMAANLSELAYAARDMNRAVLAAGGLAVVVLAAVLCAVYLRVCRTPTARRRFVRGVAAAVVLLGAGGVFALSRMGGGLTPDQLLMVNPNGDSIWTFSFGYICRNLPATVKLLLRTLPEQGGLWLQGLLGTTLGEPIVYRIDVSWLIAIGLLLALLAAALPRQEEKTLLTRPAAWGMAGILCCVAAAVLAAALNWTPINYQTLFGMQGRYLLPVLPLALVLVHHNRRLALRRSAAHGAALWVALLTLLTQLQGFGLYTSWQPVS from the coding sequence ATGTCCTTATCTTCCCGAGTGTGGCGGGGTGTGCTCGCCCTGGTGGCGGCGCTGGTGGCAGCCGGCGCGGTCTGGCTGCTCTGCCGCTGGGTGGGCTACGACCTGCAGGACAGGCTGGGCAACCAACCGGTGTTTGAGATCCTTAACGATGACTACACCCAGATCATCGACCTGCCGGAGGAGGGCCTCACCCAGGAGGTGCCCCTCCAGGCCGGGCAGGCCTTTTACGGGGTGCGGCTGAATTTCAGCACCCACGGCCAGCTCTACAAGTCCGGCATGGTCATGGTGGATGTCACCAACGAGGAAGGCACCCTCATCGCCCAGATGGCGGGCAACTTCCTCAACATCTTCGACGACAATTTTACCGCCTTCACGATGGACGAGCCCTATATACCCGAGAAAGCAGAAACGCTGACGGTGCACCTTTATAATGCGGTGCCCTGGGACGGGCCGCTGGGGCTCTGGGCCAGCGAAGGGGCGGTGGACGGCATGGAGCTGCTCCGTGGCGGCGCCGACGGCGAGCCGCTGGACGCCACGCTGGCCATCCAGCTGGTGGCGGATTACTCGGGCAACTGGCCTTCCCGCCTGGCCCAGGGACTGGCCGCCCCGCTGGCGGTGGCTGCCTTCGGGGCGGTGCTGCTGGCGGTGCTGCAGGCGCCTCTGGCCCTGTTGGTGGCGGTGGCCGGCCTGGCACTGGGCTGCGGCTTCCTGCGGGTGACCCCCGCCCTGGTAGCCCCTGATGAATACACCCATCTGGCGGCGGCCTATGAGCTGGCCGGCCGGTGGAGCGGCCAACAGACCGCTGACGAGAGCGGCCATCTGCTGGTGCGCAGCTGCGATGCTCCCTATTTCGGCACCAAAACCGGCGAGATCGGCATTTTTGCCTACAAAGCCCAGGCCCAGGCGGCCGCCCAGGACGCCGGCAGCCCCAACACACTGACCGAAGTCAGCGAGGCGGAGGCCGGTCAGGGCAGCGGCAACTACTGGGCCCAGGCGCTGGGCATCTGGCTGGCGCGGCTGAATGGCCAAAACTTCTACACCATGCTGGGCTGGGGCCGCACGGCCAACCTGCTTTTGTATCTGATCCTGACGGTGGCGGCGGTGGCAGCGGCTCCCGGCGTGCTGCGCGGGCTCTTCGCCTGTGTGGCGCTGCTGCCCATGTCCCTGCAGCTGGCCGCCAGCCTTTCCCCCGACGCGGGGGTGCTGGGCACGGTCTTCCTGTTCACCGCCCTCTGCATGCGGCTGCGCACCCAACGTGCCGCCCGCTGGCAGCTGGTTCTGCTGGCGGTGCTGGCGGCGGCGGTGGCCCCGGCCAAGGCCATCTATCTGCCGGTGATCCTGCTCTGTCTGGCCATTCCGGCCGAGCACCTCGACCCGCGCCGTACGGCGGAAAATTCTACTGTATCGCTGCGCGGCCTGCCGGTCCGCCCGGGACGCCTGGTCCAGCTGGGCATCCTGCTGCTGGCGGCGGTGCTCTGGATGGCCGCCAACCTGTCGGAGCTGGCCTACGCGGCCCGGGATATGAACCGGGCGGTGCTGGCGGCCGGGGGTCTGGCGGTGGTGGTGCTGGCGGCGGTGCTCTGTGCCGTCTACCTGCGGGTCTGTCGCACCCCTACGGCACGGCGCCGGTTTGTCCGGGGCGTGGCGGCTGCGGTGGTGCTGCTGGGGGCAGGCGGCGTCTTCGCCCTCTCCCGCATGGGCGGGGGGCTTACCCCCGACCAGCTGCTGATGGTCAACCCCAACGGGGACTCCATCTGGACCTTCTCCTTCGGGTATATCTGCCGCAATCTGCCGGCAACCGTCAAGCTGCTGCTGCGCACTTTGCCTGAACAGGGCGGGCTCTGGCTCCAGGGCCTGCTGGGCACCACGCTGGGCGAGCCCATCGTTTACCGCATCGATGTCAGCTGGCTGATCGCCATCGGCCTGTTGCTGGCGCTGCTGGCGGCGGCGCTGCCCCGGCAGGAGGAAAAAACGCTGCTCACACGCCCCGCGGCGTGGGGGATGGCGGGCATTCTCTGTTGCGTGGCGGCGGCGGTTCTGGCCGCGGCCCTCAACTGGACGCCCATCAATTACCAGACACTCTTCGGCATGCAGGGCCGCTACCTGCTGCCGGTCCTTCCGCTGGCGCTGGTGCTGGTGCACCACAACCGCCGGCTTGCGCTGCGCCGCAGTGCCGCTCACGGGGCGGCGCTGTGGGTGGCGCTCCTCACCTTGTTGACCCAGCTCCAGGGGTTCGGTCTCTACACCTCCTGGCAGCCGGTTTCATAA
- a CDS encoding zinc-ribbon domain containing protein translates to MFEDKTLVCKECGKEFVWTAGEQEFYASRGFENQPQRCKACRDARKNATRGERQMYDAVCASCGKACKVPFQPREDRPVYCSECFAKMKENG, encoded by the coding sequence ATGTTCGAAGACAAGACTTTGGTATGCAAGGAATGCGGCAAGGAGTTCGTCTGGACCGCCGGCGAGCAGGAGTTCTACGCCAGCCGTGGTTTCGAGAACCAGCCCCAGCGCTGCAAGGCCTGCCGCGATGCCCGCAAGAACGCTACCCGCGGTGAGCGTCAGATGTACGATGCCGTTTGCGCCAGCTGCGGCAAGGCTTGCAAAGTTCCCTTCCAGCCGCGTGAGGACCGCCCGGTCTACTGCAGCGAGTGCTTTGCCAAGATGAAAGAGAACGGCTGA
- a CDS encoding sigma-70 family RNA polymerase sigma factor yields MQKVDDDLLVRAQQGDDTALAALIARMMPAIRKGAAIYRAPGLDFEDAVQEGLIGLFQAVRSYRPAAGTPFASYAAACIHHAQQDAQRAALRKKHAPLNFSVPLPDAENIPQPGPEELAIAGERYADTLQRMQTELSVLERRALVASLHGQPVAQTARDLGITPKAVANALARARRKLRG; encoded by the coding sequence ATGCAAAAAGTGGACGATGACCTGCTTGTGCGCGCACAGCAGGGGGACGATACCGCCCTGGCCGCACTGATTGCCCGTATGATGCCCGCCATCCGCAAGGGGGCGGCGATCTACCGGGCTCCCGGCCTGGATTTTGAGGACGCCGTGCAGGAGGGCCTGATCGGACTGTTTCAGGCCGTGCGGAGCTACCGGCCGGCCGCCGGTACGCCCTTTGCCTCCTACGCCGCCGCCTGCATCCATCATGCCCAGCAGGACGCCCAGCGGGCGGCCCTGCGCAAGAAGCATGCACCGCTGAACTTCAGTGTACCGCTGCCCGATGCCGAGAACATTCCCCAGCCGGGGCCGGAGGAACTGGCCATCGCGGGGGAACGCTACGCCGACACCCTGCAACGCATGCAGACCGAACTTTCTGTGCTGGAACGTCGGGCTCTGGTGGCCAGTTTACATGGCCAGCCGGTAGCCCAGACAGCCCGCGACCTTGGCATCACACCCAAGGCAGTGGCCAATGCGCTGGCCCGCGCCCGCCGCAAGCTGCGCGGGTGA